One genomic segment of candidate division KSB1 bacterium includes these proteins:
- a CDS encoding glycosyltransferase family 4 protein — MESVFTISEGELRKLRQDDRQLDLAVVHLTFEGIQIFGGGVCTVTRGHLEALGRLQDKLRRRAIRVTPYFLEIAYAPDHPRRDRRYEEYARQKAAAMGGEVAYLTNYSVGDEPFTKWGVKDLGPVENWKHACASGAALALNFARRHQAAVLYCHDCVYALASLYAALEAEAYGTDIRAVYVVHSTALTHELPLPNPDRLMAEAVAMHWPKVSPRVRIGYISEFIRGHLISDYGVRPEHTVPTGNGLNPDDPHFRLRSEQEIVAKLREHHIPLDKPLMVTWGRAVLYKRFDVVMKVAAELRDAVHAVVVVSPRSQELLQLKEDLHLDMSLIFAFDAELIACLLQWKNTVAVPILAYLEPCGLTPMEARMQARRQGPLVITSDTGGLPEQIEHGVDGFITRQDDVAHVAETVRRIMAMTDAERERVRRAGLERILRQYTWRSQILTTLAALSPHVRLVAEEVRNECVTEELRALQ; from the coding sequence ATGGAGAGCGTATTCACGATTTCTGAAGGAGAACTTCGCAAGCTTCGGCAAGACGACCGCCAGCTGGACTTGGCGGTAGTACACCTTACCTTTGAGGGGATTCAGATTTTCGGAGGAGGTGTCTGCACCGTGACAAGGGGGCACCTGGAAGCCCTCGGTCGTTTGCAGGACAAATTGCGACGGCGAGCGATACGGGTCACGCCCTATTTCCTGGAAATCGCTTACGCGCCCGACCATCCCCGCAGGGATCGGCGCTACGAGGAATACGCGCGCCAGAAGGCGGCGGCGATGGGAGGCGAGGTTGCCTACCTCACCAACTACAGCGTCGGTGATGAGCCGTTCACCAAGTGGGGGGTGAAGGACCTTGGTCCGGTGGAAAATTGGAAACACGCCTGCGCTTCGGGTGCCGCCCTTGCCTTGAACTTTGCGCGACGCCACCAGGCCGCGGTGCTCTATTGCCACGACTGCGTCTATGCCTTGGCCTCGCTGTACGCGGCCTTGGAGGCAGAGGCCTATGGGACGGACATCCGCGCCGTCTATGTGGTGCACTCGACGGCATTGACGCACGAGTTGCCGCTACCCAACCCAGATCGACTCATGGCGGAGGCGGTGGCCATGCACTGGCCGAAGGTCTCGCCCCGCGTGCGCATCGGCTATATCAGCGAATTCATCCGCGGGCACCTCATCTCGGACTATGGCGTGCGCCCGGAGCACACCGTGCCCACTGGCAACGGCCTCAATCCCGACGACCCACATTTTCGCTTGCGGAGCGAGCAGGAGATCGTGGCAAAGCTGCGCGAACACCACATCCCGCTTGACAAACCGCTCATGGTGACATGGGGAAGGGCAGTCTTGTACAAGCGCTTCGACGTGGTCATGAAGGTCGCTGCCGAGTTGCGTGATGCAGTGCACGCCGTGGTTGTCGTCTCGCCACGTTCGCAGGAGCTCCTCCAGCTCAAGGAAGACCTACACCTGGACATGTCCTTGATCTTTGCCTTTGATGCCGAGCTTATCGCCTGCTTGCTGCAGTGGAAGAACACGGTTGCGGTGCCAATCTTGGCCTACTTGGAGCCATGCGGCTTGACGCCTATGGAGGCGCGCATGCAGGCAAGGCGTCAGGGGCCTCTGGTCATCACCTCGGACACCGGCGGCTTGCCGGAGCAGATTGAGCACGGCGTGGACGGATTCATCACCCGGCAGGACGACGTGGCCCACGTGGCGGAGACGGTGCGGCGCATCATGGCGATGACTGATGCGGAGAGGGAACGTGTGCGCAGGGCTGGTCTCGAACGAATCCTTCGCCAGTACACCTGGCGCAGCCAGATTCTCACCACGCTGGCCGCGCTGAGCCCGCATGTGCGATTGGTGGCCGAGGAGGTGCGCAACGAGTGTGTCACGGAGGAACTGCGCGCTCTCCAGTAG